The DNA sequence GATTGCGGCGCGCTCGTCCGGATCGAGATTTTCCAGCCGTTTGCCGAACACTTCGATGCTGCCGGCGGCCGGCTGCTTCAGGCCGGTGATCGCGCGCAGCAGCACGGATTTGCCGCAGCCAGACGGCCCGATGATGCCGATGATCTCGCCGCGGCGGATGTCCAGGTCCAGATGTTCGTGCACCACATGGCTGCCATAGGCGGTCTTGAGGTCACGAATACGGATCAGGATGTCGTCGGTCATATGCCCATCTCCATGTAGAAGACAGCAAACAGGGCATCGATCACGATGATCGAGAAGATCGCCTGCACCACGGAGGTCGTCGTCTTGTCGCCGAGCGACTGCACGCTGCCGCCAACATTCAGGCCCTGGCGGCAGGCAATCAGCGCCACGACGAACCCGAAGACCGGCGCCTTGGACATGCCGACCCAGAACTGGTCCAGCGGCACATTGGTCTGCAGGCGATCCAGGAACAGGGCCGGATTGATGTCCAGCGACAGCCAGCCGACAATCACGCCGCCGGCAATTCCGGCAATTGTCGCGACAAAGCCCAGGACCGGCGTCGTCACGACCATGGCAAGGATGCGCGGTGCCACAAGCACATCCATCGGCTTCAGGCCGAGGGTCTGCATGGCGTCGATTTCCTGACGCATCTTCATCGTGCCGATCTGCGCCGTGAAGGAGGAATTGGTGCGGCCGGCCAGCACAATGCCGGTCATCATCACACCCAGCTCCCGCAGCATGGCAAAGCCGATCAGTTCGACCACGAAGATTTCCGAGCCGAGGTCCTGAAGTGTCGACGCGCCGATGAAGGCCACGACCATGCCAACGAAGAAAGAGAGGAAGGCGATGATCGGCATGGCATCAAGGCCCGCCTCCTCCATCACCGAAACGATGGATGTCCACCGCAGCTTCCAGGGCGTCAGCACAAGCCGGAACGTCGTCACAAGTGTCTCGCCCAGAAAGGCCAGCATGGCGCGCGATTCCGAAACGAGGTTCATGAAGCCGCGGCCGGTGCGTTCCAGCAGGTCGACCAGCCCGCCATGCGGAGGGCGCTTCGGCTCCTCCACCTCGGTGACGGCATGCACCTGTCCGATCAGGTTCTCGGCGCTGGGATGCTCGCCTTCGATGCGGGCGGTCCCGTCCGACAATTGGCGCAGGGTCCGGTCGATCACGAAGGCCCCGGCCGTGTCGAGCCGGCCAAGCCCGGCCACGTCCAGCACGACGCTGCCGGTGGCCGTCAGGTCCCGCAATGCCTCGTCGACCGCCTGGACGGTGCGGACGGTCCAGTCCCCGGACACACGGAGCCGGGAGTCTTCGCCACTGGTTTCCAGTGCGAATTCGGGGGTGCTAGGATTGGCCATGCGACTGCTTTTCTACCTGACCACCCTACTCAAACATGCTTAAGACCTGAAAAGCGAGATCGATCAAATTTTATCTTTCAGGATCCCTTATGGCCGAGCGCACCCTTGAAATCACTGATGTTTCCTCGCCCCTGAAAGCCGCGTTTACCATTTCGCGCGGGGCCAAGACGTGCGCGGACACGATCCGGGTCAGCCTTCGCCAGGGCGAGGCCGTCGGCCGGGGCGAATGCGTGCCCTATCCACGATACGGGGAAACCCTGCCCGGCGTGCGGGCGGCCATCGAGGCGATGGCTCCGCAGATCGAGGCGGGACTGGACCGGGAGGCGCTGCAGGCCGAGATGCCCGCCGGTGCAGCGCGCTGCGCGCTCGACTGTGCCCTGTGGGATCTGGAGGCGAAGCTGACCGGCAGGCCGGTCTGGCAACTGGCCGGATTGCCGGAGCCGAAGCCGGTGGAGACCGCCGTCACGGTGAGCCTCGACACGGCAGCGGCCATGGCAGAGGCGGCAAAGGCGACCCCCAGCCGACTACTGAAACTGAAACTGGGCGGGCCGGAAGACCTCGACCGGATCGAGGCGGTCCATGCAGCCCGCCCGGACGCGCGCCTGATCGTGGACGGCAATGAAGGCCTCCTGCCGGACCAGTTCCCGGCCATCGTCCGCCGCGCGTCCAGCCTGGGCGTCGTGCTGATCGAGCAGCCCTTCCCGGCCGGCAGGGACGAGGCATTACTGCGGCGTCCCGGCGCGGTCTCGGTGTGCGCCGACGAAAGCGCGCATACCAGCGCCGAGATCCAGGACCTTGCCCGCCGGTATGATGCGGTGAATGTGAAGCTCGACAAGACCGGCGGTCTGACCGAAGCGATCCGAATGGTCCAGGCCGCCCGCGCCAGCGGCATGGGCGTTCTGGTGGGGTGCATGGTGGCCGGCTCTATCTCGATGGCACCGGCCGTGCTTCTGGCAGGCCTGGCCGATGCGACCGATCTCGACGGCCCGCTCTGGCTCGCCGAGGATGTGGCGCATGGCCTGACCTATGCGGACGGCATGATCCGCCCGCCCTCTCCGGAACTCTGGGGCTAGGCCGCGCCGTCCAGAATGTCCCGGAAACCGCTGGGGGCGTGCGGGCCCATGAACAATTGCTCGAATGCGCCGATGCCCTCCGATGACAGGCCGTCCGGGCCTTCATGCCGTGCGCGGGCAATGGCCTGGATGTGCAGATTTTCCGGTTGTTGCCATGGCAGCTTTTCCGGCTCGTAGTCTTCGCGCAGCACGGACAACTGATCACCATGATAGGAGCCATGCTTGCGCTCCGGATGGCCGTAGCCGATACCCTTCATCAGGAAGGTGGCAAACGGCTCGAAGCTCACCGTATGCGGATTTCCCTGACCGTCTTCAACATGCAGCCTGGCGGATTTCATGCGACGTGTTCCGGACGTGTACTGGATATCCATGTGCGGCTTGTCGAGATGGATCAAATCGCCCTGCCCCGCGCCATCCATCGCCAGCACGGCGCGCGTGTTCCACGCCTCACCTGCCTCATCATGGTTCACATGATAGAACATGGACAGGTTCGGGAAATTGGTGGGCGTCCAGATCCAGTAGAATTGCGGCGGCAATGGCGGGATCAGGGGCTGGGTATCCTGCGCCCCGATCGGGCGCACGCCCCAGCTGCGGTCCCGCGTGCCGGTCCAGGTTTCCGGCGAAACATCAATCTCGGTGCCATCAATGCGCAGCTTGCCCGCCCAGCGGCCATTCTGCGTCATCC is a window from the Hyphomonas sp. genome containing:
- a CDS encoding MlaE family lipid ABC transporter permease subunit, with the translated sequence MANPSTPEFALETSGEDSRLRVSGDWTVRTVQAVDEALRDLTATGSVVLDVAGLGRLDTAGAFVIDRTLRQLSDGTARIEGEHPSAENLIGQVHAVTEVEEPKRPPHGGLVDLLERTGRGFMNLVSESRAMLAFLGETLVTTFRLVLTPWKLRWTSIVSVMEEAGLDAMPIIAFLSFFVGMVVAFIGASTLQDLGSEIFVVELIGFAMLRELGVMMTGIVLAGRTNSSFTAQIGTMKMRQEIDAMQTLGLKPMDVLVAPRILAMVVTTPVLGFVATIAGIAGGVIVGWLSLDINPALFLDRLQTNVPLDQFWVGMSKAPVFGFVVALIACRQGLNVGGSVQSLGDKTTTSVVQAIFSIIVIDALFAVFYMEMGI
- the dgcA gene encoding N-acetyl-D-Glu racemase DgcA, which codes for MAERTLEITDVSSPLKAAFTISRGAKTCADTIRVSLRQGEAVGRGECVPYPRYGETLPGVRAAIEAMAPQIEAGLDREALQAEMPAGAARCALDCALWDLEAKLTGRPVWQLAGLPEPKPVETAVTVSLDTAAAMAEAAKATPSRLLKLKLGGPEDLDRIEAVHAARPDARLIVDGNEGLLPDQFPAIVRRASSLGVVLIEQPFPAGRDEALLRRPGAVSVCADESAHTSAEIQDLARRYDAVNVKLDKTGGLTEAIRMVQAARASGMGVLVGCMVAGSISMAPAVLLAGLADATDLDGPLWLAEDVAHGLTYADGMIRPPSPELWG